Sequence from the Osmerus eperlanus chromosome 23, fOsmEpe2.1, whole genome shotgun sequence genome:
AGCATTGCACACTGGATTTAGGCAGTTACATTAAAGACTTATCCGTCGTACACGAAGACCTGGCCAGTATTGTTATCCTGGATAACTCACCTGGTGCCTACCGGAGCCATCCAGGTGAGATGACCCCCCCGAAACATGCACACGCAGTACACCTGGTTGGTATAGAACATTAAAGTCCATACAGTTGCAATCAAACAAGTGTAAGTTAGCGAGGGGTGTGAAACAGCTTTCTTATGTCTATACATTcattttgtgtgtaaacaatctaCACCCTTTAGTTCAAACAGACTACTGCCAGCCTATGTAGAAGGCGGGAAGCCGGCGTAATCGAAATGTTACCACTCGCTTCCAAACAACACATAGATTGTATTGTACATAAAAGAATGGCACATTAGATCACTTGTTGCATGAGAGATCACTTCACGTCCTGAATATCACACAAGTCGTGTGTTTTTGCTGGCTGTgtctttatgtgtttgtgtttttgctcgCTTGTTTTATAGACAATGCAATACCCATAAAGTCATGGTTCAGCGACCCTAGTGACACTGCACTTCTTAACTTGCTGCCTATGCTCGATGCACTAAGGTAAGCCACTCCAAGTTACTGTCACACCAAAGCATGACGCTTCTTTGGATGATGGTTTAATCTGTCCATTGGGTCATGTTGACAGTGCATACTCTTATTTTTTGTATTGAGTCTGTAAATGTGTCTAACAGTGCAATTTCCCCCTGGGGAAAAGTACTTTTTTACTCCATAACGTCACTTATTCCTCTTCACCACTCTTTCCCTTTCTAACTCTTGTCACTCTTCTGCTCTTGTTCAGGTTTACCGCTGACATCCGCTCCGTCCTCAGTCGAAACCTCCACCAGCACCGGCTCTGGTGATTGGCTGGATTCAGAATTTGAGGATGCGGGAGGGGCTTATCGATtgcccctttttttttttttatccttcctccccttcctcacgggcatctgtctccctctctgtgagtCCCTCTCCGAAGGGACACCTGAGAGAGGGGCATGCGGTGGGACAGCAAAACAGGACTGCCCCAGGAAATGACTGGGAAAGAGGGGAAGCAAGCTTTGTCCTCCTTCTTGATTTcaaatttattttttctttcttaaaaCACAATGGATGGTCTCTGCCTTACAGCTCCTGACCTGACCTAGAGCGCCCGGGGCTGCGTCCGTGTCCATGAGTCTGTGAGCGAGGAGTATGCACGTGTTCGTTGGGTCTTTTTAAACTTTTTGACGTGAAGAGAAAAACCTGAGAAGGGACAGCAAAGCAATGAAGACAAGTTTCCATCATTAATCCTTACGTTTACTACCCTCGACACTGCACTTCAATGGAGACTGCAATCTATTCTCATCTCTTATTAGATAACTTGATACCAGACTGAACCTCACTTGACATAGCCACGAGCAGCTAAAGCAAAATATGAGTGAGGGTGTGATCGATTTTCAATcccaggcctgttttaggacctgtgtgtttgtacattgtACTTTGGTTAATTGTATGCAACAAGGATTTGCTGGCTAAATACCTAACACAAAACATCTCTGAATTAGGTCAAAAGCAGGTCAGACTTTTTCTTCATAAAATGAAATTCATCCATAACCAACCATCTCATCTTTTTCCCCTCCAAAACTCCTCACGGTACACAATAATACAAAGACATGAAACTGAACTTGGAACAGTTTTGAAAGGAAATAATCGTTCAAGACCTTTGGGCTTTGAATCTGCCCTCCTTGAATTACTACTATGATGTACAATCCTATGACCTAGTCTGAACATTTTGCTTTCCCTTTCTACCAATTGATACCATCCTGCTTTTGAAAGATAAGGACTTGCACTTAATTTCTTATCATTTTGTGGATGGTTTTGTATTTGATGCAAAACGAGTATCTGTTATTCAGATCTGCTACCCTTACTGGTTTCACTGTCCGACCAACATCTATTAAATGGCACTTGAACCATTTCTGTCTTGTCCAGGGCTCAAAACAGCTTATCAGGTCAGTCTCCAGATCTGTGTTTCTAATAAAACACTTGTCAGTATCTACCAGTCTCCAGCTGTTTTCAGTCTCTCTATGGTACTCAGTAATGCCCATCATCAAATGTGAAGATATTAATATGGTGTGACAACTATATCGAAAATCAGACCTTGTTTCACATTACCAATGTGAAACAAAAAATGATGGCGTGCAATAGAAGGCTGATAATGACAATGTTATTCAAACACTGAGTGAAACCCAGGCAATGCAGCAGAACGCATGTGGTGAAATCTGGAAATGAATCGCAAATGACCACTGTTGTGTAACCGTTCACGCACACTGCCTGTGAATATAATCTAGTGTATTTGAAAACAGGATTCAGATTTGTCTGTTAGTAGCCTAggaatacattacattttagaCATCAAGAAAACATTTCCCATGACACGTCGAACTATCCTGATATTACGACATTCTTGCAACTAACATCACGTGAACTCTCAACTGCAGCAGCGTACGGGTCATATGACAAGGACACATACCGTACCACAACCTATCTGGTGGAATTATTTCGCATAAAAAGTGTTAAAAATAAAGTAGTTCCATAAAGACTTTCTAActtgaggagaaaaaaaacatttagctGTAAAATACAATGGAAAAGTTTTTATTCAATAACAATAATGGCGTTTACGTTAACACATCCCGATTATTGAATGGAGCGCAAATGCTTTGTGAATTCAACGCAGCGATCTTACGTACGTCAGACGTTGTTATTGTATCCCTCCGCCGCATTCGCACTGAAAAATAACAGAGCCCGCAGACACCAAACAAGCTAGCAAAAGACTGTCGTGTTGTCGTCGCCGTGTCGTACTGTAGTGTTACAAATTGAGAAATCTCGACCAGACATCTAATATCAACCTACTTACAGCCTGTCATTTCTTTGACAATGAAGTTCCAGTACAAAGAGGAGCATCCATTTGAAAAGAGACGGTCCGAGGGCGAGAAAATTAGGAAGAAGTATCCTGACAGGGTCCCTGTAAGTTGCTCTCTTTTGGTGACAATACTAGTAGCTCTACTGTACAGTATTGTAGCTACCTAAGCTAGGTAGCTTAACAGTGTTAGCTAGGATCGTTGTGTAATCGTATTCTTACTTGTCTTGTCGGTGTAAgggaaataattattttaatttgattGTTAACTACATTGTATGTTCGATAGCTATGACtaaacactcactcacctgAGATAGCAAACACGAGTGGCATTTCATTATCATGGCGGCCAGTTGCATCCGAGGCCCAGCTATCAGCTGTAAACAGGAACTGATACAGCgtttgaaaaaaagaagactgATCAGATAAATACATTGAATGATAGGATAACAATTGTGCCAAACAAAGTACTGAGTTCAACAATCTAGTGTTAGGCAAATGTGGATGGAATGGCTGAGAAGGTACAGTAGACTAACAAACGGGTTTTGAGCTACTACAGTCGCTAAGCTAGCCAAGCAGCAAGCTGTCGTGTCGATTTCCTTGAAGTAGCCTAAATCATATGCAGGCCCAAAAGTCTTAAACTAAAGGAATAATTCGAAAAGAGATTCGACTGTGCGGAAACATTCCAAATACTTGAGCCTTAAATAGTGTTGTCAAGTACATGTAGCCCATTTAGCTATCTGTTTGTTTACGCATTTAGACTTAACCTATGTATTTAGCCTAGATGGATTGTTTACACCGCCCTGCAATAGATCCTGACTGAATCCAAAAACGTGTTATGTTGAAACCAACATAGCTACAGAAATAGATTCAGAAGCCCAAGCATACATAATGTCAAATGTAAACACAAGGCCTTGACTAGAGCACATTATTCATATTTCCTTTTAGCCTTTCTTCATCCTTAACCAGTTTGTCTTTGATATCATTGGTCTTGGTAATGTATAAATTAATTGGGACATTACTTGTTTAGTCTTTGTAGAATTTGTACTAACAGGCCCCCCTCATGAGTTTGTATGTGCTGAATAAATGATTAGTGAATAAATAAGTATTCATACTAATAAATAAGATGCAGTTGGAAGAATAATctgaatacaaatatatatatatacttttttgcTTCTTTACGCTTAGGTAATTGTGGAAAAGGCTCCCAAAGCAAGGATAGGAGATCTGGACAAGAAGAAATACCTTGTTCCCTCCGACTTGACAGGTATTACAAAAAACAAGTGTTCCTCAAgttaaaaatgactaaatcacAGTCTATTATTTCAATAAAatactgtctgtctctataTAGTTGGCCAGTTTTACTTCCTCATCCGGAAACGAATCCACCTGCGAGCTGAGGATGCCCTCTTTTTCTTTGTTAACAATGTAATTCCCCCCACCTCCGCAACTATGGGCCTGTTATACCAAGTAAGACTCACTCACTTATAgttttatacatttacatttttattaatttagcagacgttcaTAAGTTGACGCTCTTTTCTTTGCCTTGTTTCAATACCAAACCAATTTTTtatccttttcttttttccagGAGCACCACGAAGAAGATTTCTTCCTCTATATCGCCTACAGTGATGAGAGCGTCTATGGGGACCGCCAAATAGAAATCTAAACCCCCTTCACACCCAAACCCCCTTTCACACCCAAATCCTCCACCCTGTCTCCATCTAAATACTTAATCCAGCTCAGCAGCCTAGAG
This genomic interval carries:
- the LOC134009634 gene encoding gamma-aminobutyric acid receptor-associated protein-like — encoded protein: MKFQYKEEHPFEKRRSEGEKIRKKYPDRVPVIVEKAPKARIGDLDKKKYLVPSDLTVGQFYFLIRKRIHLRAEDALFFFVNNVIPPTSATMGLLYQEHHEEDFFLYIAYSDESVYGDRQIEI